From a region of the Stenotrophomonas sp. BIO128-Bstrain genome:
- a CDS encoding phasin family protein: MASAFTDSFSDYTRQLAARATRANRLALENAESMFGVQLKTLEKNITATSGFFGEIVQSQDSGTLQSLLPKGAQLARDNLARWTSASQEVAGLGLKASEAFSELARQPFAAATPSAGKTRG, encoded by the coding sequence ATGGCGTCCGCGTTCACCGATTCCTTCAGCGACTACACCCGCCAGCTGGCCGCCAGGGCCACGCGCGCCAACCGGCTCGCGCTTGAAAATGCCGAAAGCATGTTCGGGGTGCAGTTGAAGACGCTGGAGAAGAACATCACCGCCACCAGCGGGTTCTTCGGTGAAATCGTGCAGTCACAGGATTCCGGCACGCTGCAGTCGCTGCTGCCCAAGGGCGCGCAACTGGCGCGTGACAACCTCGCCCGTTGGACCAGCGCCAGCCAGGAAGTGGCCGGCCTGGGGTTGAAGGCCTCCGAAGCCTTCAGCGAACTCGCCCGGCAGCCGTTCGCGGCCGCCACGCCCAGCGCAGGCAAGACCCGCGGCTGA
- a CDS encoding TfoX/Sxy family protein: MSGAKLRNIGPKSAAWLRQVGLRTPEDLVAVGAVGAFVKVRRAGFKPSLNLLYSLEGALQDCHWQELPEARRTVLVAEYEAIIAEQPLKKAPPASGPVYDRTVEHRDHEGDDAPPFESDDEPR, from the coding sequence ATGAGTGGCGCCAAGCTGCGCAACATCGGCCCGAAGAGCGCAGCATGGCTGCGCCAGGTCGGTCTGCGTACGCCGGAAGACCTGGTGGCGGTCGGCGCCGTGGGTGCCTTCGTCAAGGTGCGCCGTGCCGGCTTCAAGCCGAGCCTGAACCTGCTCTATTCGCTGGAAGGCGCGCTGCAGGACTGCCACTGGCAGGAACTGCCGGAAGCACGCCGCACCGTGCTGGTGGCCGAGTACGAGGCCATCATCGCCGAGCAGCCGCTGAAGAAGGCGCCGCCCGCGTCCGGCCCGGTCTACGACCGCACGGTCGAGCATCGCGACCATGAGGGCGATGACGCACCGCCGTTCGAGAGCGACGACGAGCCTCGCTGA
- the msrA gene encoding peptide-methionine (S)-S-oxide reductase MsrA has translation MKIAFDKLVAGGIAVAIAALTASVVVGLDRPAQAAAAAATVAVPAPTGKADLRQPGVKRAQVVFAGGCFWGVQGVFQHIKGVDSALSGYIGGSAANATYPRVGSGGTGHAEAVQVTYDPSQVSYGQLMQVFFSVAHDPTQLNRQGPDRGTQYRSAVYADDAAQRDATRAYIAQLQQARTYAAPVVTQVDGGKPFFAAEGYHQNYLTLHPESLYIRINDLPKVAALKQQYPALYREQPRLVSTTISAR, from the coding sequence ATGAAGATCGCATTCGACAAACTCGTTGCCGGCGGCATCGCCGTTGCCATCGCGGCACTCACCGCCAGCGTGGTGGTGGGCCTGGATCGGCCCGCACAGGCTGCCGCGGCCGCTGCGACGGTGGCCGTGCCTGCACCGACCGGCAAGGCGGACCTGCGCCAGCCGGGCGTGAAGCGCGCCCAGGTGGTATTCGCCGGCGGCTGCTTCTGGGGCGTGCAGGGCGTGTTCCAGCACATCAAGGGCGTGGACAGTGCGCTCTCCGGTTACATCGGCGGCAGCGCGGCGAACGCGACCTACCCGCGCGTCGGCAGCGGCGGTACCGGCCATGCCGAGGCGGTGCAGGTGACCTACGACCCCTCGCAGGTGAGCTACGGCCAGTTGATGCAGGTGTTCTTCTCGGTGGCGCACGATCCGACCCAGCTCAACCGGCAGGGCCCGGACCGCGGCACCCAGTACCGCTCTGCGGTCTATGCCGACGACGCCGCCCAGCGCGATGCCACCCGTGCCTACATCGCCCAGCTGCAACAGGCCAGGACCTACGCCGCGCCGGTGGTCACCCAGGTCGACGGCGGCAAGCCGTTCTTCGCCGCCGAGGGCTACCACCAGAACTACCTCACGCTGCACCCCGAATCGCTGTACATCCGCATCAACGACCTGCCCAAGGTGGCCGCGCTGAAGCAACAGTACCCGGCGCTGTACCGCGAGCAGCCGCGCCTGGTGAGCACCACGATCTCGGCCCGCTGA
- a CDS encoding GAF domain-containing protein, translated as MFDTSTLTGSKPEQYGQLLAQARALVHGERDRIANAANLSALVYHALPHLNWVGFYFFDGKELVVGPFQGLPACVRIPLDKGVCGAAASQRVTQRIEDVDAFPGHIACDSASRSELVVPLVHNGNLVGVFDLDSPSLARFDAEDQAGLEAIAAVFVEALG; from the coding sequence ATGTTCGATACCTCCACGCTTACCGGCAGCAAGCCGGAACAGTACGGCCAGCTGCTGGCCCAGGCCCGTGCCCTGGTGCATGGCGAGCGCGACCGCATCGCCAATGCGGCCAACCTGTCGGCGCTGGTCTACCACGCCCTGCCGCACCTGAACTGGGTCGGCTTCTACTTCTTCGATGGCAAGGAGCTGGTCGTCGGCCCGTTCCAGGGCCTGCCCGCCTGCGTGCGCATTCCGCTCGACAAGGGCGTGTGTGGCGCCGCCGCCTCGCAGCGGGTTACCCAGCGCATCGAAGATGTGGACGCCTTCCCGGGCCACATCGCCTGCGACTCGGCCTCGCGCTCGGAGCTGGTGGTGCCGCTGGTCCACAACGGCAACCTGGTCGGTGTATTCGATCTGGACAGTCCCTCGCTGGCGCGCTTCGACGCCGAGGACCAGGCCGGCCTTGAAGCGATCGCCGCGGTGTTCGTCGAGGCCCTGGGATGA
- the queD gene encoding 6-carboxytetrahydropterin synthase QueD — MEIFKVFTLEAAHHLPNVPPGHKCARLHGHSFRVELKVEGEPGEQTGWIMDFGDVKAAFQPIYDRLDHHYLNDIPGLENPTSERLAVWIWNELKPALPELSEVTVHETCTSGCRYRG, encoded by the coding sequence ATGGAAATCTTCAAAGTCTTTACCCTCGAGGCCGCTCACCACCTCCCCAATGTGCCGCCGGGCCACAAGTGCGCGCGCCTGCACGGCCACTCGTTTCGGGTGGAACTGAAAGTGGAGGGCGAGCCAGGTGAGCAGACCGGCTGGATCATGGATTTCGGCGACGTCAAAGCCGCCTTCCAGCCGATCTATGACCGCCTGGACCACCACTACCTCAATGACATCCCCGGCCTGGAGAACCCGACCAGCGAGCGGCTGGCGGTCTGGATCTGGAACGAACTCAAGCCGGCCCTGCCCGAGCTGAGCGAAGTCACCGTGCACGAAACCTGCACCTCCGGCTGCCGCTATCGCGGTTGA
- the bioD gene encoding dethiobiotin synthase codes for MSLPAPLPAALFVTGTDTGIGKTFSSCVLLHALRRHGGTAVGMKPVASGCERTPQGLRNEDATALLAASVPTPGYDDLNPFALEQPLAPEIAAAEAGVQLSLAPIEAAFARLRASADTVVVEGVGGWLAPLSATLDQSDLVQALKLPVVMVVGLRLGCLNHARLTAEAIAARGAHCIGWIANEVDPAMARRDENVALLKARLPMPCWGRLPYAPGADPASLADRLVF; via the coding sequence ATGTCCCTGCCTGCGCCGTTGCCCGCCGCTTTGTTCGTCACCGGTACCGATACCGGCATCGGCAAGACCTTCAGCAGCTGCGTGCTGCTGCATGCCCTGCGCCGGCATGGCGGCACGGCCGTGGGCATGAAACCGGTCGCCAGCGGCTGTGAGCGCACCCCGCAGGGCCTGCGCAACGAGGACGCCACCGCCCTGCTGGCTGCCAGCGTGCCGACGCCCGGGTACGACGACCTGAACCCCTTTGCGCTGGAGCAGCCGCTCGCGCCGGAGATCGCCGCGGCAGAAGCGGGCGTGCAACTGTCGCTGGCGCCGATCGAAGCTGCCTTCGCGCGCCTGCGTGCCAGCGCGGACACGGTGGTGGTGGAGGGCGTCGGCGGCTGGCTGGCGCCGCTGTCGGCCACGCTGGACCAGAGTGATCTGGTGCAGGCGCTGAAGCTGCCGGTGGTGATGGTGGTCGGGCTGCGGCTGGGTTGCCTCAACCACGCACGGCTGACCGCCGAGGCGATCGCGGCCCGCGGCGCGCACTGCATCGGTTGGATCGCCAACGAGGTGGACCCGGCGATGGCGCGCCGCGATGAGAATGTCGCGCTGCTCAAGGCGCGGTTGCCGATGCCGTGCTGGGGCCGCCTGCCGTATGCGCCGGGTGCGGATCCGGCGAGCCTGGCAGACCGCCTGGTGTTCTGA
- a CDS encoding PLP-dependent aminotransferase family protein has product MATNLYQSLADEMADAIRSGRLPVGARLPSLRGLATQRSLSLNTVIAAYRQLEDAGLVLPRPKAGFVVSPRLPEPTQTLRQAPSPPSAPAQQAMMARVLAAQQQPGIVDLAFAGPRGKRFYPGAQLARSTAQVLRRAATTVETYARPNGAARLLAQIVQRGPRLGLHTTVDRLVLTHGAMEALQLALRVVTKPGDAVAIEAPSYFNIYPLLRSLGLRAIELPTHPRDGLDLNALEALLAAGGIAAIMAMPTVHNPLGGSMPVPNKQRLAALVNHYQVPLIEDAVYAELQFKEPLEPLAKSFDRDGWIMVCSGFSKTLAPDYRIGWLDGGRFAADIQLLKFHSSGAESRLLGDAVAAFLEAGNYEHHLRGLRRLYSDQVSHVRGLIAQHFPPGTSATQPTGGFLLWVELPAAIDAGDLFEQALAEGVVFMPGQVYSRGARYRHCLRLSCCQELDARFVGAIATVGRLANALQARAAG; this is encoded by the coding sequence ATGGCGACCAACCTCTACCAATCCCTGGCCGATGAAATGGCCGACGCGATCCGCAGCGGACGCTTGCCGGTCGGCGCCCGCCTGCCCTCGCTGCGCGGGCTGGCGACGCAGCGCAGCCTCAGCCTCAACACGGTGATCGCGGCCTATCGGCAGCTGGAAGACGCCGGGCTGGTGCTGCCGCGGCCCAAGGCCGGCTTCGTGGTCAGCCCACGCCTGCCCGAACCCACGCAGACGCTGCGGCAGGCACCGTCGCCGCCGAGCGCACCCGCCCAGCAGGCGATGATGGCGCGCGTGCTGGCCGCGCAGCAGCAGCCGGGCATCGTCGATCTGGCCTTCGCCGGCCCGCGCGGCAAGCGCTTCTATCCCGGCGCGCAGCTGGCCCGCAGTACCGCGCAGGTGCTGCGTCGTGCCGCCACCACGGTGGAGACCTACGCACGTCCCAACGGTGCGGCGCGGCTGCTGGCGCAGATCGTGCAACGTGGGCCGCGGCTGGGGCTGCACACCACGGTGGATCGGCTGGTGCTGACCCATGGCGCGATGGAAGCCCTGCAGCTGGCCCTGCGCGTGGTGACAAAACCCGGCGATGCGGTGGCGATCGAAGCGCCCTCGTACTTCAACATCTACCCGCTGCTGCGCAGCTTGGGCCTGCGCGCGATCGAGCTGCCGACCCATCCACGCGACGGGCTCGATCTGAATGCGCTGGAAGCCCTGCTCGCCGCCGGTGGCATCGCCGCGATCATGGCCATGCCGACCGTGCACAATCCGCTCGGCGGCAGCATGCCCGTGCCGAACAAACAGCGCCTTGCCGCGCTGGTGAACCATTACCAGGTGCCGTTGATCGAAGACGCGGTCTACGCCGAACTGCAGTTCAAGGAGCCGCTGGAACCGCTGGCCAAGAGCTTTGATCGCGATGGCTGGATCATGGTCTGCAGTGGTTTCTCCAAGACGCTGGCGCCGGATTACCGGATCGGCTGGCTCGACGGGGGTCGCTTCGCTGCCGATATCCAGCTGCTGAAATTCCATTCTTCCGGCGCCGAATCACGCCTGCTCGGCGATGCGGTGGCGGCATTCCTGGAGGCCGGAAACTACGAACACCACCTGCGTGGGCTGCGCCGGCTCTACAGCGACCAGGTGAGCCACGTGCGTGGGCTGATCGCCCAGCATTTTCCGCCCGGCACCTCGGCCACCCAGCCGACCGGTGGCTTCCTGCTGTGGGTGGAACTGCCCGCGGCGATCGATGCCGGGGACCTGTTCGAGCAAGCGCTGGCCGAGGGCGTGGTGTTCATGCCCGGCCAGGTGTACTCACGCGGTGCGCGATACCGTCATTGCCTGCGCCTGTCGTGCTGCCAGGAACTGGATGCGCGCTTCGTCGGTGCCATCGCCACCGTCGGCCGGCTGGCCAACGCGCTGCAGGCGCGCGCGGCGGGCTGA
- the msrB gene encoding peptide-methionine (R)-S-oxide reductase MsrB gives MRYTRRTVLGMGGMAAAAGLFGLTACSGPAPAAPAAPARQFEVMRSDAQWREQLTPAQYSVLRRQGTERPFSSPLNKEHRRGTFTCAGCALPLFSSSTKFDSGTGWPSFWAPLHDAVGEDRDTTLGMVRVEAHCRRCGGHLGHVFDDGPRPTGLRYCMNGVAMNFVAA, from the coding sequence ATGCGCTACACACGTCGCACTGTGCTTGGAATGGGTGGCATGGCGGCCGCCGCCGGTCTGTTCGGCCTGACCGCCTGCAGCGGCCCTGCCCCGGCGGCCCCTGCCGCGCCTGCGCGCCAGTTCGAGGTCATGCGCAGCGATGCGCAGTGGCGCGAGCAGCTCACCCCGGCCCAGTACAGCGTGCTGCGCCGGCAGGGCACCGAGCGGCCGTTCAGCAGCCCCCTCAACAAGGAACACCGGCGCGGCACCTTCACCTGTGCAGGGTGCGCGCTGCCGCTGTTCTCCTCCTCCACCAAGTTCGACAGCGGTACCGGCTGGCCCAGCTTCTGGGCGCCGCTGCACGATGCCGTCGGCGAAGACCGCGACACCACGCTGGGCATGGTCCGGGTCGAGGCGCACTGCCGGCGTTGCGGTGGCCACCTCGGCCACGTCTTCGATGACGGCCCGCGCCCGACCGGACTGCGCTATTGCATGAACGGCGTGGCCATGAATTTCGTCGCGGCCTGA
- a CDS encoding response regulator transcription factor produces the protein MSSAKRVLIVEDDVHIANLLRMHLRDEGYEVTHAATGDEGLALLEAQPWSALVLDLMLPGVDGLEICKRARAMTRYTPIIITSARASEVHRILGLELGADDYLAKPFSMLELVARVKALLRRVEAMAQNARIDAGETEVAGLRIDPVARTAQVEGRPLELTPREFDLLYFFARHPGQVYSRMDLLNQVWGYQHDGYEHTVNTHINRLRNKIERDAANPQRIQTVWGRGYKLVDGNEGGGA, from the coding sequence ATGAGCAGCGCCAAGCGTGTCCTGATCGTCGAAGACGATGTCCACATCGCCAACCTGCTGCGCATGCACCTGCGCGATGAGGGCTATGAGGTCACCCATGCCGCCACCGGCGATGAAGGCCTGGCCCTGCTCGAAGCGCAGCCGTGGAGCGCACTGGTGCTGGACCTGATGCTGCCCGGCGTGGACGGCCTGGAGATCTGCAAGCGCGCCCGCGCGATGACGCGCTACACCCCGATCATCATCACCAGTGCCCGCGCCAGCGAAGTGCACCGCATCCTCGGGCTGGAGCTGGGTGCGGATGACTACCTGGCCAAACCGTTCTCGATGCTGGAACTGGTCGCACGCGTGAAAGCACTGCTGCGCCGCGTGGAAGCGATGGCGCAGAACGCGCGCATCGATGCCGGTGAAACCGAGGTGGCCGGGCTGCGCATCGACCCGGTCGCACGCACGGCGCAGGTGGAGGGCAGGCCACTGGAACTGACCCCGCGCGAATTCGACCTGCTCTACTTCTTCGCCCGTCACCCAGGCCAGGTGTATTCGCGCATGGACCTGCTCAACCAGGTCTGGGGCTACCAGCACGACGGCTACGAACACACCGTCAACACCCACATCAACCGGCTGCGCAACAAGATCGAGCGCGATGCGGCCAATCCGCAGCGCATCCAGACGGTCTGGGGACGGGGCTACAAACTGGTCGATGGCAACGAAGGGGGCGGCGCATGA
- a CDS encoding histidine phosphatase family protein: MILDLIRHASTGRDDHLDGRTDPPLHEGATDALCARYAALSWERVLCSPRQRAVRTAEALAAPLGRGVDTDEEWEELDFGDWDGAALEALPMDALSAFHLDPHANPPPHGESWGHFERRIARGLHRLLDDPDPVPTLIVSHGGPLRMVLSQVCGLPMEMCWALRIDHGTRLRLRVERQDDQLWGELLELQQV; encoded by the coding sequence ATGATCCTCGACCTGATCCGCCACGCCAGCACCGGCCGCGACGACCATCTCGATGGCCGTACCGATCCACCGCTGCATGAGGGCGCCACCGATGCGCTGTGCGCGCGCTACGCGGCGCTGTCCTGGGAGCGCGTGCTGTGCTCGCCACGGCAGCGCGCCGTGCGCACGGCCGAAGCGCTGGCGGCCCCGCTCGGGCGGGGGGTGGACACTGACGAGGAATGGGAAGAGCTGGATTTCGGCGACTGGGATGGTGCCGCGCTGGAGGCGCTGCCGATGGACGCGCTGTCGGCGTTCCATCTGGACCCGCACGCCAACCCGCCGCCGCACGGCGAAAGCTGGGGCCACTTCGAGCGCCGCATCGCGCGTGGGCTGCATCGGCTGCTGGATGATCCGGACCCGGTGCCGACCCTGATCGTCAGTCATGGCGGGCCGCTGCGGATGGTGCTGTCGCAGGTCTGTGGGTTGCCGATGGAGATGTGCTGGGCGCTGCGCATCGACCACGGCACGCGGCTGCGGCTGCGCGTGGAGCGCCAAGACGATCAACTCTGGGGCGAGCTGCTGGAACTGCAGCAGGTATGA
- a CDS encoding cytochrome c biogenesis protein DipZ produces the protein MLLLVLAYLGGVLTILSPCILPVLPFVFARSDRPFLRSGLPLLIGMALMFAVVASLAAVSSQWVAQANQIGRWIALVVMAVFALALLWPALADRLLSPFQRLGARLSASADAASDAGRGGVGTSLLIGIATGLLWAPCAGPILGLILTGAALQGASVGTSGLLLAYALGAATSLALAIWIGGRVFAALKRRLGVGEWVRRGLGIAALLAVVAIAMGWDTGVLTRLSTVSTAKLEQGLLDVLPAQQPAAGAAMTSAASAPGQPLPVEGTLPPLAGATGWLNSPPLDAQALRGKVVLVDFWTYSCINCLRAMPYVREWAERYRDHGLVVIGVHAPEFAFERNLANVQRAVNDLKVTYPVAIDNDFAIWRGFNNKYWPAHYFIDAQGRIRAHHFGEGNYAQSEQIIRQLLREAGNTLPGDDAPVAMTLDGVARQADMDNLKSPETYLGHARAENFASPGGQRQDQPADYAAPATLQHNRWALAGRWTVGNEDARLETGGGRIAFRFHARDLHLVLAPGEDGKPVRFRVRIDGHVPGAAAGGDVSADGDGVVDENRLYQLIRQSGDVQERTFEIEFLDPGVRAYAFTFG, from the coding sequence ATGCTTCTGCTCGTGCTGGCCTACCTCGGTGGCGTGCTCACCATCCTCAGCCCCTGCATCCTGCCGGTGCTGCCGTTCGTGTTCGCACGGTCCGACCGCCCTTTCCTGCGCAGTGGGCTGCCGCTGCTGATCGGCATGGCGCTGATGTTCGCCGTGGTCGCCAGCCTGGCGGCGGTGAGCAGCCAGTGGGTGGCGCAGGCCAACCAGATCGGACGCTGGATCGCGCTGGTGGTGATGGCGGTGTTTGCGCTGGCGCTGCTATGGCCGGCGCTGGCCGACCGCCTGCTGTCCCCGTTCCAGCGGCTGGGCGCGCGGCTGAGCGCCTCGGCCGATGCGGCCAGTGATGCCGGACGCGGGGGCGTTGGCACCTCGCTGCTGATCGGCATCGCCACCGGCCTGCTGTGGGCACCGTGCGCGGGTCCGATCCTCGGCCTGATCCTCACCGGCGCGGCGTTGCAGGGGGCCAGTGTCGGCACCAGCGGGCTGCTGCTCGCCTATGCACTGGGCGCGGCCACCTCGCTGGCCCTGGCGATCTGGATCGGCGGGCGTGTGTTCGCCGCGCTCAAGCGTCGCCTCGGCGTGGGGGAGTGGGTACGCCGCGGGCTGGGCATCGCCGCATTGCTGGCGGTGGTCGCCATCGCGATGGGCTGGGATACCGGCGTGCTGACCCGGCTCTCCACGGTCAGCACCGCCAAGCTGGAACAGGGCCTGCTTGACGTGCTGCCGGCACAGCAGCCTGCTGCCGGTGCCGCGATGACGAGCGCGGCCAGTGCCCCCGGTCAGCCGCTGCCGGTGGAAGGCACCCTGCCCCCGCTGGCCGGTGCGACCGGCTGGCTCAACAGCCCGCCGTTGGATGCGCAGGCGCTGCGCGGCAAGGTGGTGCTGGTCGATTTCTGGACCTACTCCTGCATCAACTGCCTGCGTGCCATGCCCTACGTGCGCGAGTGGGCCGAGCGCTACCGCGACCACGGGCTGGTGGTGATCGGCGTGCATGCGCCGGAGTTTGCCTTCGAGCGCAACCTGGCCAACGTGCAGCGCGCGGTGAACGATCTGAAGGTCACCTACCCGGTGGCGATCGACAACGACTTCGCCATCTGGCGCGGCTTCAACAACAAGTACTGGCCGGCCCACTACTTCATCGACGCGCAGGGCCGGATCCGTGCGCATCACTTCGGTGAGGGCAACTACGCACAGTCCGAGCAGATCATCCGCCAGCTGCTGCGCGAGGCCGGCAACACGCTGCCCGGTGACGATGCACCGGTGGCCATGACGCTGGACGGCGTGGCGCGTCAGGCCGACATGGACAACCTCAAATCGCCGGAGACCTACCTCGGCCATGCACGGGCCGAGAACTTCGCCTCGCCCGGCGGCCAGCGCCAGGATCAACCCGCCGACTACGCCGCGCCTGCGACGCTGCAGCACAACCGGTGGGCCCTGGCCGGGCGTTGGACCGTGGGCAACGAAGATGCCCGGCTGGAAACGGGCGGCGGCCGCATCGCCTTCCGCTTCCATGCGCGCGACCTGCACCTGGTGCTGGCCCCGGGCGAAGACGGCAAGCCCGTGCGGTTCCGCGTGCGCATCGATGGGCACGTGCCGGGTGCCGCGGCCGGTGGCGATGTTTCCGCCGACGGCGACGGCGTCGTGGATGAAAACCGCCTGTATCAGCTGATCCGCCAGTCCGGCGACGTGCAGGAGCGCACCTTCGAGATCGAGTTCCTCGATCCAGGCGTGCGCGCCTACGCCTTTACGTTTGGTTGA
- a CDS encoding HAMP domain-containing sensor histidine kinase — MIRLTLSQRLSAVFFALLLLCCGALVWIQMRSTTVHEQETVQRLSRGLAEHIARSGELMDGRGMRNGEVRALFGKLMAVNPSVEVYLLDDQGRILGHDAPDGHLKRSRVDLAPVKALLRDEPLPILGDDPRSATGRKVFNAAPLWVQGHQAGYIYVVLVGEQREALAANIAANSTLRTTLWSLAIVAVVGLLAGLVAFRWVTRPLRQLTRRIQSFDVDAATPDAAPPPAPLRSGERDELAILQHSFGHMAQRLGEQWQQLRQQDLQRRELVANISHDLRTPLSSLHGYLETLALKDATLGADERQRYLSIALSQSHKVGRLAQALFELARLEHGGVVLDRQAFSLPDLIQDVFQKFELAGESRRQTLSADIPPGIPPVIADLALIERVLTNLLDNAIRHTPEGGRITVTLRAADGQVQVSVADTGPGIAAERRATLFTAMPALSSQRPDSGGLGLLIVHRIVQLHGREIRLLESREGALFVFSLPAAR; from the coding sequence ATGATCCGGCTCACGTTGTCGCAGCGCCTGTCCGCGGTGTTCTTCGCGCTGCTGCTGTTGTGCTGTGGCGCGCTGGTGTGGATCCAGATGCGCAGCACCACGGTGCATGAGCAGGAAACCGTACAGCGCCTCTCGCGCGGGCTGGCCGAACACATCGCGCGCAGTGGCGAGTTGATGGATGGCCGCGGCATGCGCAACGGCGAAGTGCGCGCGCTGTTCGGCAAGCTGATGGCGGTCAACCCGAGCGTGGAGGTATACCTGCTCGACGACCAGGGCCGCATCCTCGGCCACGATGCTCCGGACGGTCATCTCAAGCGCAGCCGGGTCGATCTGGCACCGGTAAAGGCGCTGCTGCGCGACGAGCCGCTGCCGATCCTCGGCGATGACCCGCGCAGCGCCACCGGCCGCAAGGTGTTCAACGCGGCGCCGCTGTGGGTGCAGGGGCATCAGGCCGGCTACATCTACGTGGTGCTGGTCGGTGAACAGCGAGAAGCACTGGCGGCCAACATCGCCGCAAACAGTACGCTGCGCACCACGCTGTGGTCGTTGGCGATCGTCGCGGTGGTGGGCCTGCTGGCCGGCCTGGTCGCGTTCCGTTGGGTCACCCGCCCGCTGCGCCAGCTGACCCGGCGCATCCAGTCCTTCGATGTCGATGCCGCCACTCCCGATGCCGCCCCGCCGCCGGCGCCGCTGCGCAGCGGCGAGCGCGATGAACTGGCCATCCTGCAGCACAGCTTTGGTCACATGGCCCAGCGCCTGGGCGAGCAATGGCAACAGTTGCGCCAACAGGACCTGCAGCGGCGCGAGCTGGTGGCCAATATCTCCCACGACCTGCGCACGCCGCTGTCCTCGCTGCACGGGTATCTGGAAACGCTGGCCCTCAAAGACGCCACGCTGGGCGCCGACGAGCGCCAGCGCTATCTCTCGATCGCGCTGTCGCAGAGCCACAAGGTCGGGCGCCTGGCCCAGGCGTTGTTCGAGCTGGCCCGGCTCGAACACGGCGGTGTCGTACTGGACCGCCAGGCGTTCTCGCTGCCGGATCTGATCCAGGATGTGTTCCAGAAATTCGAGCTGGCGGGCGAGTCCCGCCGGCAGACACTCAGCGCCGACATTCCGCCGGGTATCCCGCCGGTGATCGCGGACCTGGCATTGATCGAGCGGGTGCTGACCAACCTGCTCGACAACGCGATCCGCCATACGCCGGAAGGCGGGCGCATCACGGTCACCCTGCGCGCGGCCGATGGCCAGGTGCAGGTCAGCGTGGCCGATACCGGCCCGGGCATTGCCGCCGAACGCCGCGCCACCCTGTTTACCGCGATGCCGGCGTTGAGCAGCCAGCGGCCGGACAGCGGTGGGCTGGGCCTGCTGATCGTGCATCGCATCGTGCAGCTGCACGGGCGTGAGATCCGCCTGCTGGAGAGCCGGGAAGGGGCGTTGTTCGTGTTCTCGTTGCCGGCAGCGCGGTAA